A genomic stretch from Desulfatitalea tepidiphila includes:
- a CDS encoding FGGY-family carbohydrate kinase, translated as MPQQDLILAIDNGTQSLKAMAFDLDGRMAAKSQVTFQPYVSPQPGWAEQSPERFWNALCEACQNLWKSGKVSREALIGVALTTQRATVVNVDREGRPLRPAIIWLDQRKARGLPPLGGAWGWIFRLAGLSGTIDYIRSEAEANWLALHDAEMWRRTHKYLLLSGYLTYRLTGDFVDSVGCQVGYIPFDYKRLRWARKWDWHWRCLPVVETMLPRLIAPADPLGQISARAARETGLPAGLPVIAAAADKACEVIGSGALASHIGCLSYGTTATVNMTHARYVEPIRILPAYPAAVPGHYNVEVEVYRGYWMVEWFKQQFGHLEQIEAQRQGLTAEALFERLLEQVPPGAMGLMLQPYWTPGLRFPGPEAKGAVIGFGDVHTRAHLYRAMLEGLAYALREGKERLERRTDTRITTLRVSGGGSQSDQALQLTADIFGLPAARPHLYETAGLGAAIDAAVGLGCYPDFTSAVQAMTHIERLFEPDPVHQDRYDRLYREVYRQMYKRLKPLYERIRDITGYPGEAQAWPGD; from the coding sequence ATGCCCCAGCAAGATCTGATTCTGGCCATCGACAACGGCACTCAAAGCCTCAAGGCCATGGCGTTCGATCTCGACGGCAGAATGGCTGCCAAATCCCAGGTCACGTTCCAGCCCTATGTCTCCCCCCAGCCCGGTTGGGCCGAACAGTCTCCGGAACGCTTCTGGAACGCCCTGTGCGAAGCGTGCCAGAACCTCTGGAAGAGCGGCAAAGTCTCCAGGGAAGCGCTGATCGGCGTGGCCCTGACGACCCAGCGCGCCACGGTGGTCAACGTGGACCGGGAGGGCCGCCCGCTGCGTCCGGCCATCATCTGGCTCGATCAGCGCAAAGCGCGAGGCCTGCCCCCTTTGGGCGGCGCCTGGGGCTGGATCTTCCGCCTGGCCGGCCTGAGCGGAACGATCGACTATATCCGCTCCGAAGCCGAAGCCAACTGGCTGGCCCTGCACGACGCGGAGATGTGGCGGCGCACCCACAAATATCTGCTGCTCTCCGGTTACCTCACCTACCGGCTCACCGGCGACTTCGTCGATTCGGTGGGGTGCCAGGTAGGGTACATCCCCTTTGACTACAAGCGGCTGCGCTGGGCCCGCAAATGGGACTGGCACTGGCGCTGCCTGCCGGTCGTGGAGACCATGCTGCCGAGGCTGATCGCGCCGGCCGACCCCCTGGGCCAGATCAGCGCCCGGGCAGCCAGGGAGACCGGCCTTCCGGCGGGACTGCCGGTCATTGCGGCGGCCGCAGACAAGGCCTGCGAGGTGATCGGATCCGGTGCCCTGGCCAGCCATATCGGCTGTCTGAGCTATGGCACCACGGCCACCGTCAATATGACCCATGCCCGCTATGTCGAGCCCATCCGCATCCTGCCCGCCTACCCTGCGGCCGTGCCGGGTCATTACAACGTGGAGGTCGAAGTCTATCGCGGCTACTGGATGGTCGAATGGTTCAAGCAGCAGTTCGGCCACCTGGAGCAGATAGAGGCCCAGCGCCAGGGGCTCACGGCCGAGGCCCTGTTCGAACGGCTGCTCGAACAGGTACCGCCCGGCGCCATGGGTTTGATGCTGCAGCCCTACTGGACCCCGGGTCTCAGATTTCCCGGCCCCGAGGCCAAGGGGGCGGTCATCGGTTTCGGCGACGTGCACACCCGCGCCCACCTGTACCGTGCGATGCTCGAAGGATTGGCCTATGCGCTGCGCGAAGGCAAGGAGCGGCTCGAGCGGCGGACCGACACCCGCATCACCACCTTGCGCGTCTCCGGCGGCGGCTCCCAGAGCGACCAGGCCCTGCAGCTCACGGCCGACATCTTCGGCCTGCCCGCCGCCCGGCCCCATCTATACGAAACCGCCGGCCTGGGCGCGGCCATCGATGCGGCCGTGGGCCTGGGCTGTTATCCCGATTTCACCTCGGCGGTGCAGGCCATGACGCACATCGAACGGCTGTTCGAACCCGATCCGGTGCACCAGGACCGCTACGACCGCCTCTACCGGGAGGTCTA
- a CDS encoding glycerol-3-phosphate dehydrogenase/oxidase yields MTHLPDSCDLLIIGGGVTGAGIFHEACRIGLRVVLVEQHDFAWGTSSRSSKLIHGGLRYLKEGHFLLTRDAVKERERLLGEAPGLVTPISFLVPIYKNHGPGRWTLEAGLSIYDLLAQKRQHRYLDAETLLTQLPFIDRQALTGGYEFWDAQVDDARLVLRLIAEGRRVGGLAANYTTAVSIRRDGQGMATGAVVQETEGGATHTIGARTVINATGCWAEALHPEPSAKKHLRPLRGSHLIFPHHALPVRQAVSFVHPEDQRAIFVIPWEGVVLVGTTDLDHDRDLNLEPAITREEADYLIQGVRTLFPSLGLSLDQCIASFSGLRPVISRGGNRAPSEESREHDVWEDRGLITIAGGKLTTYRKVALDALKAAQPFLPELKDETVDPSGFDVCRDLVAENIGIGPEAWQRLCGRYGGDARIVVADARPEDLLPIPGTQTLWAELPYCAAHESVQHLDDLLLRRVRIGLLLPEGGKNYLPRIGRLCREPLGWGRRRWHGETFRYQEYWHQTHGFPWLKSPESILSKRFRQVKRRFIRLLLR; encoded by the coding sequence ATGACGCATTTGCCTGACAGTTGCGATCTGCTGATCATCGGTGGCGGCGTCACCGGCGCCGGCATATTCCATGAGGCCTGTCGCATCGGCCTTCGGGTGGTCCTGGTCGAACAGCACGATTTTGCATGGGGCACCTCCAGCCGATCGTCCAAGCTGATTCACGGCGGGTTGCGCTACCTGAAAGAGGGCCACTTCCTCCTGACCCGCGATGCGGTCAAAGAGCGCGAACGCCTGCTCGGCGAAGCGCCGGGTCTCGTCACCCCCATTTCCTTTCTGGTCCCCATCTACAAGAATCACGGACCGGGCCGCTGGACCTTGGAGGCGGGGCTGTCGATTTACGACCTGCTGGCCCAGAAGCGCCAGCACCGCTATCTGGACGCCGAAACGCTCCTGACGCAGTTGCCCTTCATCGATCGCCAGGCGCTGACCGGGGGTTACGAATTCTGGGATGCCCAGGTGGATGACGCCCGTCTGGTGCTTCGTCTGATCGCGGAGGGGCGACGGGTGGGCGGATTGGCCGCCAACTACACCACGGCCGTCTCCATTCGCCGTGATGGCCAGGGCATGGCCACGGGGGCCGTCGTGCAGGAGACCGAAGGCGGCGCGACACACACCATCGGCGCACGAACGGTGATCAACGCCACCGGCTGCTGGGCCGAGGCGTTGCACCCCGAGCCGTCGGCCAAAAAGCATCTGCGCCCCCTGCGCGGCAGCCACCTCATCTTTCCCCATCACGCCCTGCCGGTGCGGCAGGCGGTCTCTTTCGTGCACCCTGAAGACCAGCGCGCCATTTTCGTCATCCCCTGGGAAGGCGTGGTCCTGGTGGGCACCACGGATCTGGATCACGACCGGGATCTGAATCTGGAACCGGCCATCACCAGGGAGGAGGCCGACTACCTGATCCAAGGGGTCCGCACCCTCTTCCCTTCGCTGGGTCTCTCTTTGGATCAGTGCATCGCTTCCTTTTCCGGCTTGCGGCCGGTGATCAGCAGGGGCGGCAACCGGGCGCCGTCCGAAGAATCCCGGGAGCACGATGTGTGGGAAGACCGCGGCCTGATCACCATAGCCGGCGGCAAGCTGACCACCTACCGCAAGGTGGCCCTGGACGCGCTCAAGGCCGCCCAGCCCTTTTTGCCCGAACTCAAGGATGAGACCGTCGATCCGTCCGGATTCGATGTGTGCCGGGATCTGGTTGCAGAGAATATCGGCATCGGCCCGGAGGCCTGGCAACGCCTCTGCGGCCGCTATGGCGGAGACGCGCGCATCGTCGTTGCCGACGCCCGGCCCGAAGATCTGCTCCCCATTCCCGGCACCCAAACCCTGTGGGCCGAGCTGCCGTATTGCGCGGCCCATGAGTCGGTGCAGCACCTCGACGACCTGCTGCTGCGTCGCGTGCGCATCGGTTTACTGCTTCCCGAGGGCGGCAAAAACTATCTGCCGCGCATCGGCCGGCTCTGCCGGGAGCCCCTTGGATGGGGGCGGCGCCGCTGGCACGGTGAAACGTTCCGTTACCAGGAGTACTGGCACCAGACCCACGGCTTTCCCTGGCTGAAGTCGCCGGAAAGCATCTTGTCGAAACGCTTCCGGCAAGTGAAGCGTCGTTTCATCCGTCTCCTCTTGCGCTGA